A genomic region of Stegostoma tigrinum isolate sSteTig4 chromosome 13, sSteTig4.hap1, whole genome shotgun sequence contains the following coding sequences:
- the si:ch211-39i2.2 gene encoding DNA damage-inducible transcript 4-like protein-like gives MVMMYVQRFGGTNVYSKRTSPTDDEGDSVVQLMKRLLHHSFAGEAVTSSKKIKRGEIPFERHYNSDDESLMPGSDAYFLNESGNDFLFLEEFLEERTCQYLAKQIEHCLSISKKSQLHCQELLIPQYMSRRIARDVLRMAANEPCGLRGAVIYVNLEHENTSKKLGKIVYDSTVIPTFELTLVFKQDNSWPSLSDFFAIGACFTHVSRRVLKLSPGFRLVKRKLYSSVGPIVEEC, from the exons atggtgatgatgtACGTTCAGAGATTTGGGGGCACGAATGTTTACAGTAAAAGGACAAGTCCTACAGACGATGAAGGGGATAGTGTAGTCCAGTTGATGAAGAGACTCCTTCACCATAGCTTCGCAGGCGAAGCGGTAACAAGTTCAAAAAAGATAAAACGTGGTGAAATCCCTTTTGAGAGACATTATAACTCAGATGACGAAAGCCTAATGCCTGGATCAG ATGCCTATTTCTTGAATGAATCTGGCAATGACTTCCTTTTTCTGGAGGAATTCTTAGAAGAAAGGACATGCCAATATCTTGCTAAACAGATAGAGCACTGCTTGTCTATTTCAAAGAAATCTCAGCTTCACTGCCAAGAGCTCTTGATCCCCCAGTACATGAGTAGGAGAATAGCCCGAGATGTGCTTCGAATGGCTGCCAATGAGCCCTGTGGACTGCGTGGTGCAGTGATCTATGTCAATCTGGAGCATGAGAACACAAGTAAGAAGCTGGGCAAAATTGTGTATGACAGCACTGTCATTCCTACTTTTGAACTGACTCTAGTTTTTAAACAAGATAACAGCTGGCCAAGTCTGAGTGATTTCTTTGCTATAGGGGCCTGTTTCACACATGTGTCAAGAAGGGTGCTGAAACTTAGTCCAGGCTTTAGATTAGTCAAAAGAAAATTATATTCTTCTGTGGGACCAATTGTTGaagaatgttga